A single window of Nicotiana tomentosiformis chromosome 1, ASM39032v3, whole genome shotgun sequence DNA harbors:
- the LOC104120136 gene encoding histidine kinase CKI1 isoform X2, producing the protein MRNQSEHHVNMLSEQLRNKTFSQIEHTANMFLPLNYSASSLARGLSSSLNGTQLPFTAIQSKVAPLLFLSLSTIPFVSQVSYVGQDRLMVACYTEEGHDEDQTFAVFSNTSSAIWYSQPVNRDTGMLYGQPVVVDAKTVGVETLGWSKESLKGTMGYASQSSISTGLNKAKRELFFNTATMDGRGKISVGFPVQYVDDRFSTLNFYGADFHLASNNGQVIVDTKIPHTSIIVYNGTVSVQFKNLNGSREDLSGNQSCKLVNGERGQFEVKIKENNFIFYCSVIEIAGLESVYTVAFSAQGMGSNVIKHSAQAYLLLVLLFVIVVVSLCAFIIIVFKAAKKEMFLCAALIKQMESTNQAERKSITKSLAFAAASHDIRNGFGIITCLINHCLNEASPDSETASNLQLINNETTSLLGILNSVLDASKIEAGKMPLKGEEFDLAELLENIVDLHYHRAIEKGVDLVLDPSDGSLSTFRSVKGDKVKIMQIVSNLVTNAIKFTSEGHISVKVSVSKPSKDSALIVCNRHSPLNCLTRLCTKQKCCCNTLNEFPAIQKNPNCMEFTFEVDDTGVGIPKDKQKHVFENFVQVKETTCGEEGYGLGLGIVQSMVHLMGGEIKIVDKEDGERGTRFQFNIFLTTCVPVSVVEAEEQETNTQNHGLRSYLYHHLGLQFRSSPSRSEGYHVVLFLIEEKRRKVLSRAISKMNIKVSEVGKINELVQALDRIKRKLDLSSSSLEKFEVNLNLTTGDTNEVASGTKDAHDQTIPHCKRSNSNGSSNFIMIIIDSQAGIFSELSSPVVNFKKDLQNLTCKVVLLQDHVSSSSQPPLPPFDYVFQKPLHGKRLYEVLRLLSEYRNSSIQHDRTKTGQEIEFQELDSDALPKCQLEEIVINDGNKRSSTTSKDFKGKKVLVVDDQPTLRMYASRSLQKLGADVDVSENGKEACDKVWESLKDMSEGDDDASKTYDFILMDCEMPVMSGYEATRLIRVEEKQHGIHIPIIALTAHTMDDEIKLLIKDAGMDFRLTKPLNIQQLYDLINKFQF; encoded by the exons ATGAGAAATCAGAGTGAACACCATGTGAACATGCTATCAGAACAATTGAGAAATAAAACATTTTCACAGATTGAACACACTGCCAATATGTTTCTTCCCCTAAATTACTCAGCATCAAGCTTGGCTAGAGGTCTAAGTTCATCTCTCAATGGAACTCAGTTACCCTTCACCGCAATCCAATCTAAG GTAGCACCCCTTTTGTTTTTGTCACTTTCAACAATCCCATTCGTATCACAAGTCTCATATGTGGGACAAGATAGGCTGATGGTCGCTTGTTACACTGAAGAAGGCCACGACGAGGACCAAACTTTTGCAGTGTTTTCCAATACTTCATCTGCAATATGGTATAGTCAGCCAGTGAATCGTGACACCGGGATGCTTTATGGGCAACCAGTGGTTGTTGATGCAAAAACAGTTGGTGTTGAGACTCTAGGCTGGTCTAAAGAATCCTTAAAAGGAACAATGGGGTATGCATCTCAGTCCTCTATTAGCACTGGTTTGAACAAGGCCAAGAGGGAATTATTTTTCAATACAGCCACAATGGATGGAAGAGGTAAGATCTCTGTGGGATTTCCAGTACAATATGTGGATGACAGATTTTCCACCTTAAATTTTTACGGTGCGGATTTTCACCTGGCTAGTAACAATGGTCAAGTAATTGTGGACACAAAGATTCCACATACCAGCATAATTGTGTATAATGGTACTGTTTCTGTGCAATTCAAGAACTTGAATGGTTCTCGTGAAGATTTGAGTGGCAACCAGTCTTGCAAGCTGGTAAATGGAGAAAGGGGACAGTTTGAAGTGAAAATCAAGGAGAATAATTTCATATTCTACTGCTCTGTCATTGAAATAGCTGGACTCGAATCG GTGTACACTGTGGCGTTCAGTGCTCAAGGAATGGGAAGTAATGTCATTAAGCATAGCGCGCAAGCATATTTGCTGCTTGTGCTCTTGTTTGTTATTGTAGTAGTTTCACTATGTGCTTTCATTATCATAGTCTTCAAAGCTGCAAAGAAAGAGATGTTTTTGTGTGCTGCTCTGATCAAACAAATGGAATCAACTAATCAAGCGGAGAGGAAGAGTATAACAAAGAGTCTCGCATTTGCTGCCGCAAGTCATGACATTCGTAATGGTTTTGGAATTATAACTTGTCTGATAAATCACTGTCTTAATGAGGCATCCCCAGATTCTGAAACTGCATCTAACCTGCAGCTCATCAATAATGAAACCACAAGCCTTTTAG GCATATTAAATTCTGTTCTGGACGCGAGCAAGATTGAAGCTGGTAAAATGCCACTCAAGGGAGAAGAGTTCGATCTAGCAGAACTCCTCGAGAACATAGTTGATTTGCATTATCATAGAGCCATAGAGAAGGGAGTGGATTTGGTTCTTGACCCTAGTGATGGGTCTCTTTCAACCTTTCGCTCAGTGAAAGGTGACAAAGTGAAAATTATGCAGATAGTAAGTAATTTGGTTACCAATGCTATCAAATTTACCTCAGAAGGCCATATTTCTGTCAAAGTTTCTGTGAGCAAACCAAGTAAAGACAGCGCCCTTATTGTTTGTAATCGGCATAGTCCATTGAACTGCTTGACAAGATTGTGCACCAAGCAAAAGTGTTGCTGCAATACTTTGAATGAATTTCCAGCAATTCAAAAAAATCCCAATTGCATGGAATTCACCTTTGAGGTGGATGACACAGGTGTAGGGATTCCAAAAGATAAACAAAAACATGTCTTTGAGAACTTTGTTCAGGTGAAAGAAACAACTTGTGGAGAAGAAGGTTATGGCTTGGGACTAGGCATTGTTCAATCTATG GTGCATCTAATGGGGGGAGAGATCAAGATTGTTGACAAAGAGGATGGAGAAAGAGGCACTCGATTCCAATTCAACATATTTCTGACTACTTGTGTTCCAGTATCTGTTGTTGAAGCTGAGGAACAAGAAACCAATACGCAAAATCATGGCCTTCGAAGTTATCTTTACCATCACTTGGGACTCCAATTTCGGTCATCTCCATCTAGATCAGAGGGATATCATGTTGTCCTATTCCTAATTGAAGAAAAAAGGAGAAAAGTTTTAAGCAGAGCGATTAGCAAAATGAACATAAAAGTTTCAGAAGTGGGTAAAATTAACGAACTTGTTCAGGCGCTTGATAGAATAAAGAGAAAGTTAGACCTTTCCTCTAGTTCCCTTGAGAAATTTGAGGTAAATCTGAATTTAACCACTGGTGATACAAATGAAGTGGCTTCGGGCACAAAGGACGCACATGATCAAACCATCCCTCATTGCAAAAGGTCTAATTCCAATGGCTCGTCAAACTTCATAATGATAATTATTGATTCTCAGGCAGGAATTTTCTCAGAATTGAGTTCACCCGTCGTTAACTTCAAGAAAGATTTGCAGAATCTTACTTGCAAGGTTGTGTTGTTGCAAGATCATGTTAGCAGCAGCAGCCAGCCACCGCTTCCTCCTTTTGATTATGTTTTTCAAAAGCCATTGCATGGCAAACGTTTATATGAAGTGCTTAGACTTTTATCTGAATATCGAAATAGTTCAATCCAACATGATAGGACTAAGACTGGTCAAGAAATCGAATTCCAAGAATTGGACTCAGATGCCTTACCTAAGTGCCAACTCGAGGAGATTGTTATAAATGATGGTAACAAAAGGAGTAGTACTACTAGCAAGGACTTTAAAGGAAAGAAGGTTTTGGTGGTTGATGATCAACCCACATTGCGCATGTACGCTTCTAGGTCTCTTCAAAAATTAGGAGCAGATGTTGATGTTTCTGAGAATGGAAAAGAGGCCTGTGATAAGGTTTGGGAATCTTTGAAAGACATGTCTGAAGGTGATGATGATGCCAGCAAAACCTATGATTTTATATTGATGGACTGCGAG ATGCCGGTTATGAGTGGGTATGAGGCAACAAGGCTTATACGAGTAGAGGAGAAGCAGCATGGTATTCATATTCCCATAATTGCATTGACTGCCCATACTATGGATGATGAGATAAAGTTGCTTATTAAAGATGCTGGAATGGATTTTCGCTTGACTAAACCTTTAAATATTCAACAGTTGTATGATCTCATTAACAAATTCCAGTTTTGA
- the LOC104120136 gene encoding histidine kinase CKI1 isoform X1 encodes MQRMKLYSCNVLRHAFFLILLGVAIYIFVKLSVMRNQSEHHVNMLSEQLRNKTFSQIEHTANMFLPLNYSASSLARGLSSSLNGTQLPFTAIQSKVAPLLFLSLSTIPFVSQVSYVGQDRLMVACYTEEGHDEDQTFAVFSNTSSAIWYSQPVNRDTGMLYGQPVVVDAKTVGVETLGWSKESLKGTMGYASQSSISTGLNKAKRELFFNTATMDGRGKISVGFPVQYVDDRFSTLNFYGADFHLASNNGQVIVDTKIPHTSIIVYNGTVSVQFKNLNGSREDLSGNQSCKLVNGERGQFEVKIKENNFIFYCSVIEIAGLESVYTVAFSAQGMGSNVIKHSAQAYLLLVLLFVIVVVSLCAFIIIVFKAAKKEMFLCAALIKQMESTNQAERKSITKSLAFAAASHDIRNGFGIITCLINHCLNEASPDSETASNLQLINNETTSLLGILNSVLDASKIEAGKMPLKGEEFDLAELLENIVDLHYHRAIEKGVDLVLDPSDGSLSTFRSVKGDKVKIMQIVSNLVTNAIKFTSEGHISVKVSVSKPSKDSALIVCNRHSPLNCLTRLCTKQKCCCNTLNEFPAIQKNPNCMEFTFEVDDTGVGIPKDKQKHVFENFVQVKETTCGEEGYGLGLGIVQSMVHLMGGEIKIVDKEDGERGTRFQFNIFLTTCVPVSVVEAEEQETNTQNHGLRSYLYHHLGLQFRSSPSRSEGYHVVLFLIEEKRRKVLSRAISKMNIKVSEVGKINELVQALDRIKRKLDLSSSSLEKFEVNLNLTTGDTNEVASGTKDAHDQTIPHCKRSNSNGSSNFIMIIIDSQAGIFSELSSPVVNFKKDLQNLTCKVVLLQDHVSSSSQPPLPPFDYVFQKPLHGKRLYEVLRLLSEYRNSSIQHDRTKTGQEIEFQELDSDALPKCQLEEIVINDGNKRSSTTSKDFKGKKVLVVDDQPTLRMYASRSLQKLGADVDVSENGKEACDKVWESLKDMSEGDDDASKTYDFILMDCEMPVMSGYEATRLIRVEEKQHGIHIPIIALTAHTMDDEIKLLIKDAGMDFRLTKPLNIQQLYDLINKFQF; translated from the exons ATGCAACGGATGAAGCTTTACTCCTGCAATGTGCTACGTCATGCTTTCTTCCTCATTCTCCTT GGAGTGGCAATTTACATTTTTGTGAAGTTGTCTGTGATGAGAAATCAGAGTGAACACCATGTGAACATGCTATCAGAACAATTGAGAAATAAAACATTTTCACAGATTGAACACACTGCCAATATGTTTCTTCCCCTAAATTACTCAGCATCAAGCTTGGCTAGAGGTCTAAGTTCATCTCTCAATGGAACTCAGTTACCCTTCACCGCAATCCAATCTAAG GTAGCACCCCTTTTGTTTTTGTCACTTTCAACAATCCCATTCGTATCACAAGTCTCATATGTGGGACAAGATAGGCTGATGGTCGCTTGTTACACTGAAGAAGGCCACGACGAGGACCAAACTTTTGCAGTGTTTTCCAATACTTCATCTGCAATATGGTATAGTCAGCCAGTGAATCGTGACACCGGGATGCTTTATGGGCAACCAGTGGTTGTTGATGCAAAAACAGTTGGTGTTGAGACTCTAGGCTGGTCTAAAGAATCCTTAAAAGGAACAATGGGGTATGCATCTCAGTCCTCTATTAGCACTGGTTTGAACAAGGCCAAGAGGGAATTATTTTTCAATACAGCCACAATGGATGGAAGAGGTAAGATCTCTGTGGGATTTCCAGTACAATATGTGGATGACAGATTTTCCACCTTAAATTTTTACGGTGCGGATTTTCACCTGGCTAGTAACAATGGTCAAGTAATTGTGGACACAAAGATTCCACATACCAGCATAATTGTGTATAATGGTACTGTTTCTGTGCAATTCAAGAACTTGAATGGTTCTCGTGAAGATTTGAGTGGCAACCAGTCTTGCAAGCTGGTAAATGGAGAAAGGGGACAGTTTGAAGTGAAAATCAAGGAGAATAATTTCATATTCTACTGCTCTGTCATTGAAATAGCTGGACTCGAATCG GTGTACACTGTGGCGTTCAGTGCTCAAGGAATGGGAAGTAATGTCATTAAGCATAGCGCGCAAGCATATTTGCTGCTTGTGCTCTTGTTTGTTATTGTAGTAGTTTCACTATGTGCTTTCATTATCATAGTCTTCAAAGCTGCAAAGAAAGAGATGTTTTTGTGTGCTGCTCTGATCAAACAAATGGAATCAACTAATCAAGCGGAGAGGAAGAGTATAACAAAGAGTCTCGCATTTGCTGCCGCAAGTCATGACATTCGTAATGGTTTTGGAATTATAACTTGTCTGATAAATCACTGTCTTAATGAGGCATCCCCAGATTCTGAAACTGCATCTAACCTGCAGCTCATCAATAATGAAACCACAAGCCTTTTAG GCATATTAAATTCTGTTCTGGACGCGAGCAAGATTGAAGCTGGTAAAATGCCACTCAAGGGAGAAGAGTTCGATCTAGCAGAACTCCTCGAGAACATAGTTGATTTGCATTATCATAGAGCCATAGAGAAGGGAGTGGATTTGGTTCTTGACCCTAGTGATGGGTCTCTTTCAACCTTTCGCTCAGTGAAAGGTGACAAAGTGAAAATTATGCAGATAGTAAGTAATTTGGTTACCAATGCTATCAAATTTACCTCAGAAGGCCATATTTCTGTCAAAGTTTCTGTGAGCAAACCAAGTAAAGACAGCGCCCTTATTGTTTGTAATCGGCATAGTCCATTGAACTGCTTGACAAGATTGTGCACCAAGCAAAAGTGTTGCTGCAATACTTTGAATGAATTTCCAGCAATTCAAAAAAATCCCAATTGCATGGAATTCACCTTTGAGGTGGATGACACAGGTGTAGGGATTCCAAAAGATAAACAAAAACATGTCTTTGAGAACTTTGTTCAGGTGAAAGAAACAACTTGTGGAGAAGAAGGTTATGGCTTGGGACTAGGCATTGTTCAATCTATG GTGCATCTAATGGGGGGAGAGATCAAGATTGTTGACAAAGAGGATGGAGAAAGAGGCACTCGATTCCAATTCAACATATTTCTGACTACTTGTGTTCCAGTATCTGTTGTTGAAGCTGAGGAACAAGAAACCAATACGCAAAATCATGGCCTTCGAAGTTATCTTTACCATCACTTGGGACTCCAATTTCGGTCATCTCCATCTAGATCAGAGGGATATCATGTTGTCCTATTCCTAATTGAAGAAAAAAGGAGAAAAGTTTTAAGCAGAGCGATTAGCAAAATGAACATAAAAGTTTCAGAAGTGGGTAAAATTAACGAACTTGTTCAGGCGCTTGATAGAATAAAGAGAAAGTTAGACCTTTCCTCTAGTTCCCTTGAGAAATTTGAGGTAAATCTGAATTTAACCACTGGTGATACAAATGAAGTGGCTTCGGGCACAAAGGACGCACATGATCAAACCATCCCTCATTGCAAAAGGTCTAATTCCAATGGCTCGTCAAACTTCATAATGATAATTATTGATTCTCAGGCAGGAATTTTCTCAGAATTGAGTTCACCCGTCGTTAACTTCAAGAAAGATTTGCAGAATCTTACTTGCAAGGTTGTGTTGTTGCAAGATCATGTTAGCAGCAGCAGCCAGCCACCGCTTCCTCCTTTTGATTATGTTTTTCAAAAGCCATTGCATGGCAAACGTTTATATGAAGTGCTTAGACTTTTATCTGAATATCGAAATAGTTCAATCCAACATGATAGGACTAAGACTGGTCAAGAAATCGAATTCCAAGAATTGGACTCAGATGCCTTACCTAAGTGCCAACTCGAGGAGATTGTTATAAATGATGGTAACAAAAGGAGTAGTACTACTAGCAAGGACTTTAAAGGAAAGAAGGTTTTGGTGGTTGATGATCAACCCACATTGCGCATGTACGCTTCTAGGTCTCTTCAAAAATTAGGAGCAGATGTTGATGTTTCTGAGAATGGAAAAGAGGCCTGTGATAAGGTTTGGGAATCTTTGAAAGACATGTCTGAAGGTGATGATGATGCCAGCAAAACCTATGATTTTATATTGATGGACTGCGAG ATGCCGGTTATGAGTGGGTATGAGGCAACAAGGCTTATACGAGTAGAGGAGAAGCAGCATGGTATTCATATTCCCATAATTGCATTGACTGCCCATACTATGGATGATGAGATAAAGTTGCTTATTAAAGATGCTGGAATGGATTTTCGCTTGACTAAACCTTTAAATATTCAACAGTTGTATGATCTCATTAACAAATTCCAGTTTTGA